The Cellulomonas wangleii genome includes a region encoding these proteins:
- a CDS encoding metalloregulator ArsR/SmtB family transcription factor: protein MADGVFAALSHPTRRAVLRELARRDWMLAGELADVLDVPGPTLSGHLRILREADLVLAERRGTTIRYSANASVVESAFAAFLQSLGVGRAAPPTE from the coding sequence ATGGCGGACGGCGTGTTCGCTGCGTTGTCGCACCCCACGCGGCGCGCGGTGCTGCGTGAGCTGGCCCGACGGGACTGGATGCTCGCCGGCGAGCTCGCCGACGTGCTCGACGTCCCCGGACCGACGCTGTCCGGGCACCTGCGCATCCTGCGCGAGGCGGACCTCGTGCTCGCCGAGCGCCGCGGGACCACGATCCGGTACAGCGCGAACGCGTCCGTCGTCGAGTCCGCGTTCGCCGCCTTCCTCCAGTCGCTCGGCGTCGGCCGCGCGGCACCACCCACCGAGTGA